In Archangium violaceum, the following are encoded in one genomic region:
- a CDS encoding bifunctional metallophosphatase/5'-nucleotidase: protein MHRESVSKPVSGGMSPWRRASGVVALALLGTLTGCDKNSTQENKPAETAQPSQQAPATPPAPKPVTVTVLVTGSPNGQLLPRTEGEKTTPGAAELLGWWTANEKHCAGQVKEDGKAACKDGATLALSIGDSWNGPAISTFFYGEPTSAVMGRMGFAASALGNHELDYGREQFQKNQQLGGFPFLAANLKVKDAALAQGWELPAFKVFDRQGLKVGVVGLTSPKTVTTAMAGRAEGLETISDEQALSSAVPEALKAGADTVVVLADECPSDLQAVVGKHPEWKVSLVAGGRCAQPVDTKEGNTTYVSLGLGFDKYLRAAYTFDASKPEGEQVTGVETKVVEVTGGEGAPAPDAEVAKMVADYKTRLDTALGEEIGFAKKGFDKGSKQLASWVTRAIQEQLKTDGVVLNRKGLREGLPAGKVTKGSVYSVLPFENSMMVVKVKGDELVKQLSNPEAVFSGFTAAGKGKFKDAKGKPVDPKKEYTVATIEYLYFGGDGFGFEQLDPNPGETGMSWQTPVIDWTKEQATTEAKPLDKVVK from the coding sequence ATGCATCGAGAGTCCGTTTCCAAGCCGGTGTCGGGTGGGATGAGCCCGTGGCGCCGTGCTTCCGGTGTGGTGGCGCTCGCCCTTCTGGGCACGCTCACCGGCTGCGACAAGAATTCCACCCAGGAGAACAAGCCCGCCGAGACGGCCCAGCCGTCGCAGCAGGCTCCCGCGACACCGCCGGCGCCGAAGCCGGTCACGGTGACGGTCCTCGTCACCGGCAGCCCCAACGGCCAGCTGCTGCCGCGCACCGAGGGCGAGAAGACGACCCCCGGCGCCGCGGAGCTGCTCGGCTGGTGGACAGCCAACGAGAAGCACTGTGCCGGCCAGGTGAAGGAGGACGGCAAGGCGGCCTGTAAGGATGGCGCCACGCTGGCGCTGTCCATCGGCGACTCGTGGAACGGCCCGGCCATCTCCACCTTCTTCTATGGAGAGCCCACCTCGGCGGTGATGGGGCGCATGGGCTTCGCCGCCTCGGCCCTGGGCAACCACGAGCTGGACTACGGGCGCGAGCAGTTCCAGAAGAACCAGCAGCTGGGCGGCTTCCCCTTCCTGGCGGCCAACCTGAAGGTGAAGGACGCGGCGCTGGCGCAGGGCTGGGAGCTGCCGGCGTTCAAGGTGTTCGATCGCCAGGGCCTGAAGGTGGGCGTGGTGGGCCTGACGTCGCCCAAGACGGTGACCACGGCCATGGCCGGGCGCGCCGAGGGGCTGGAGACGATCTCCGACGAGCAGGCGCTGTCGAGCGCGGTGCCCGAGGCGCTCAAGGCCGGTGCGGACACGGTGGTGGTGCTGGCGGACGAGTGCCCCAGCGACCTGCAGGCGGTGGTGGGCAAGCACCCCGAGTGGAAGGTGTCGCTGGTGGCCGGTGGCCGCTGCGCGCAGCCGGTGGACACGAAGGAGGGCAACACCACCTACGTGTCGCTGGGACTGGGCTTCGACAAGTACCTGCGTGCCGCCTACACCTTCGATGCGTCCAAGCCGGAGGGTGAGCAGGTCACCGGCGTGGAGACGAAGGTGGTGGAGGTGACGGGTGGCGAGGGAGCTCCGGCGCCGGACGCCGAGGTCGCCAAGATGGTCGCCGACTACAAGACGCGGCTGGACACGGCGCTGGGCGAGGAGATCGGCTTCGCGAAGAAGGGCTTCGACAAGGGCTCCAAGCAGCTGGCGAGCTGGGTGACGCGCGCCATCCAGGAGCAGCTGAAGACGGACGGGGTGGTGCTCAACCGCAAGGGCCTGCGCGAGGGCCTGCCGGCGGGCAAGGTGACGAAGGGCAGCGTGTACTCGGTGCTGCCGTTCGAGAACTCGATGATGGTGGTGAAGGTGAAGGGGGACGAGCTGGTGAAGCAGCTGTCCAACCCGGAGGCGGTGTTCTCGGGCTTCACGGCGGCGGGCAAGGGCAAGTTCAAGGACGCCAAGGGCAAGCCGGTGGATCCGAAGAAGGAGTACACGGTCGCGACGATCGAGTACCTCTACTTCGGGGGAGACGGCTTCGGGTTCGAGCAGTTGGATCCGAACCCGGGCGAGACGGGCATGTCGTGGCAGACGCCGGTGATCGACTGGACGAAGGAGCAGGCCACCACCGAGGCCAAGCCACTCGACAAGGTGGTCAAGTAA
- a CDS encoding SIR2 family NAD-dependent protein deacylase, with amino-acid sequence MDTALERVIAHLSRARSVLFVTGAGISAESGIPTYRGIGGLYNDEHTEEGIPIEVALSGSMFRRRPELTWHHIHRIEQACRGASFNRAHEVLALLEGCFEHCWVLTQNVDGFHKAAGSKHVIDIHGDIHDLRCTRCSFSERVADYSQLAPCPSCPRCGAVLRPEVVLFEELLPPSKVALMERALFRGFDVVFSIGTSSLFPYINGPVLEAAARGLPTVEINPGRTQLSDVVDVRLEMGAVAAFEALWAARDRWKHG; translated from the coding sequence ATGGACACAGCGCTCGAGCGCGTCATCGCGCACCTGTCCCGGGCCCGGAGTGTGCTGTTCGTCACGGGCGCCGGAATCTCCGCGGAGTCGGGCATCCCCACGTACCGGGGCATCGGTGGGCTCTACAATGACGAGCACACCGAGGAGGGTATTCCCATCGAGGTGGCGCTCTCGGGGAGCATGTTCCGGCGCCGGCCCGAGCTGACCTGGCACCACATCCACCGGATCGAGCAGGCCTGCCGCGGCGCCTCCTTCAACCGCGCCCATGAGGTTCTCGCGCTCCTCGAGGGCTGCTTCGAGCACTGCTGGGTCCTCACCCAGAACGTCGACGGGTTCCACAAGGCCGCGGGCTCGAAGCATGTCATCGACATCCACGGCGACATCCATGACCTGCGCTGTACGCGCTGCTCGTTCTCCGAGCGCGTCGCGGATTACTCCCAGCTGGCGCCGTGCCCGTCGTGTCCCAGGTGTGGCGCCGTGCTGCGCCCCGAGGTCGTCCTCTTCGAGGAGCTGTTGCCTCCCTCGAAGGTGGCGCTGATGGAGCGGGCGCTCTTCCGCGGCTTCGACGTGGTGTTCTCCATTGGTACCTCGAGCTTGTTCCCGTACATCAACGGACCCGTGCTCGAGGCCGCGGCTCGCGGGCTCCCCACCGTGGAGATCAACCCGGGGCGCACCCAGTTGTCGGATGTCGTCGATGTCCGGTTGGAGATGGGCGCCGTGGCCGCTTTCGAGGCCCTGTGGGCCGCTCGGGACCGGTGGAAGCACGGGTGA
- a CDS encoding ATP-binding protein, whose protein sequence is MMGQDPHAWFIAPLDGFLSESLRRAPPVELSRARLLVGVCCGLLACDLLALLYLWSKPGSPWGIVAVCWICLVGFGAALMQLRQSSSTRYVALLLCTLMTLGILISILHMRSLALATHASIMLIPVVSVYLVGWRLGLLFSALTSVSVGLVFPLYAVDAPTFSEWGRCAFAAFYVLCAWAVGWLFVLARDEAQATVERTLRTLGESEGKLVSLIESTDDLILSLDAEERVLTANDTARRLFRQLAGRELLPGEPAFNLSTREDQGFWRELLARALGGERVRQEKLISLGEGTFTMELLLSPVWGEGKRVVGTTLIGRDITVRKQAEARLSEMHRSLLEVSRQAGMAEIATGVLHNVGNALNSVNVAAGVVTERLLGMHVPSMGRAAQLLDEHSADLGAFFTSDPRGRQFPAYLKLLSRQLAQEREAALTEMHTLCSSVDHIKAVVSMQQRHARHSEVVESLPVPELLDDALRLHSLSFEQVGIQVRREYVPLPPVWGDRHKLLQILLNLLSNARHALLEGDSPERLLTLRVGPGTGGRLRIEVADTGIGVAPEHLPRLFTQGFTTKKDGHGFGLHISALAAEEMHGSLSCVSAGRGQGATFILELPAGDAPPAYVALGEAVAQEACAG, encoded by the coding sequence ATGATGGGCCAGGATCCGCATGCGTGGTTCATCGCGCCGTTGGATGGGTTTCTCTCGGAGTCCTTGCGCCGGGCGCCTCCGGTCGAGCTCAGCCGGGCCCGGCTGCTCGTCGGGGTGTGTTGTGGCCTGCTCGCGTGTGATCTGCTGGCCCTGCTGTACTTGTGGTCGAAGCCGGGCTCGCCCTGGGGCATCGTCGCGGTGTGCTGGATCTGCCTGGTGGGCTTCGGGGCGGCGCTGATGCAGCTGCGCCAGTCGTCCTCGACCCGGTACGTGGCGCTGCTGTTGTGCACCCTGATGACGCTGGGGATCCTCATCAGCATCCTCCACATGAGGAGCCTGGCGTTGGCCACGCACGCCTCGATCATGCTCATCCCGGTGGTATCGGTCTACCTGGTGGGATGGCGCCTGGGCCTGCTCTTCTCCGCGCTCACCAGCGTGAGCGTGGGCCTCGTCTTCCCGTTGTACGCCGTGGACGCTCCGACGTTCTCCGAGTGGGGGCGGTGTGCCTTCGCGGCCTTCTACGTCCTGTGCGCCTGGGCGGTGGGCTGGCTCTTCGTCCTGGCTCGGGACGAGGCGCAGGCCACGGTCGAGCGGACGTTGCGGACGCTGGGCGAGAGCGAGGGCAAGCTGGTCAGTCTCATCGAGAGCACCGATGATCTGATCCTCTCCCTGGACGCCGAGGAGCGCGTGCTCACCGCCAACGACACGGCGAGACGGCTCTTCCGGCAGCTGGCGGGCAGGGAGCTGTTGCCGGGCGAGCCCGCCTTCAACCTCTCCACCCGGGAGGATCAGGGGTTCTGGCGCGAGCTGCTGGCCCGAGCGCTCGGCGGAGAGCGCGTGAGGCAGGAGAAGCTCATCTCGTTGGGGGAGGGGACCTTCACGATGGAGCTGCTCCTCAGTCCCGTATGGGGGGAGGGCAAGCGCGTGGTGGGCACGACGCTCATCGGACGCGACATCACCGTGCGCAAGCAGGCCGAGGCCCGGTTGAGCGAGATGCACCGCAGCCTGCTGGAGGTGTCGCGCCAGGCGGGCATGGCGGAGATCGCCACGGGCGTGCTGCACAACGTGGGCAACGCGCTCAACAGCGTGAATGTCGCGGCGGGTGTGGTCACGGAGCGGCTGCTCGGCATGCACGTGCCCAGCATGGGCCGGGCGGCGCAACTGCTGGACGAGCACTCGGCGGACCTGGGCGCCTTCTTCACCAGCGACCCGCGAGGGCGGCAGTTCCCGGCCTACCTGAAGCTGCTCTCACGCCAGCTCGCGCAGGAGCGCGAGGCGGCGCTGACGGAGATGCACACGCTGTGCTCCAGCGTGGATCACATCAAGGCCGTGGTGAGCATGCAGCAGCGGCACGCGCGCCACTCCGAGGTGGTGGAGTCGTTGCCGGTGCCCGAGCTGCTCGACGACGCGCTGCGCCTGCACTCCCTCTCCTTCGAGCAGGTGGGCATCCAGGTCCGGCGCGAGTATGTCCCGCTGCCGCCCGTCTGGGGGGACAGGCACAAGCTGTTGCAGATCCTGCTCAACCTCTTGAGCAACGCGCGCCACGCGCTCCTGGAGGGGGACAGCCCGGAGAGGTTGCTCACGCTCCGGGTGGGGCCGGGGACGGGAGGGCGGCTGCGCATCGAGGTGGCCGACACCGGGATAGGGGTCGCCCCGGAGCACCTGCCGCGCCTCTTCACCCAGGGCTTCACCACCAAGAAGGACGGGCACGGCTTCGGGCTGCACATCAGCGCGCTGGCCGCCGAGGAGATGCATGGCTCGCTCTCCTGCGTCAGTGCCGGGCGGGGGCAGGGCGCCACCTTCATCCTCGAGCTGCCCGCCGGAGATGCTCCTCCCGCGTACGTCGCCCTCGGCGAGGCGGTGGCCCAGGAGGCCTGCGCCGGGTAG
- a CDS encoding GAF domain-containing sensor histidine kinase, with protein MSDRAEIAGVSFQDALLLLEAVRSLSQAPDVHTVARRVCTQVKQLLGSDGVSFVLCDGEYVYYAEEEAPTPLWKGRRFPATECISGWAILHRRTAVIEDVYVDSRIPIEAYRPTFVKSLAMMPIGHERPLGAIGAYWARTHKATERELFLLGVIADAAQNALSQVELRQEVARLQSRSTPGAGSRDVAGDPMLARLLPVIAHDLKNPLGAISLAAQSLSRRGSLRDGDVVSVRRILSSVERARHLVDEILEYARVREQGGLPLDIAETRLDDVARTVIDEARTVFPNRDIEFVAEQVCGAWDAHRLAEVFSNLLGNALQYGHPESPVTLHVSAHQGECHLEVHNTGPAIPPDVLPVLFEPFRRGRSDGRGSVGLGLFIVSQIVQAHGGRIEVQSTPAHGTTFTVHLPTRQSLPIELHSA; from the coding sequence TTGAGCGATCGAGCTGAGATCGCGGGAGTCTCGTTCCAGGACGCCCTTCTTCTGCTGGAGGCTGTTCGCTCCCTGTCCCAGGCTCCCGATGTCCACACGGTGGCCCGACGGGTCTGTACCCAGGTGAAGCAGCTCCTGGGTTCCGATGGTGTCTCCTTCGTCCTGTGCGATGGCGAGTACGTCTACTACGCGGAGGAGGAGGCTCCCACGCCCCTCTGGAAGGGACGCCGGTTTCCCGCGACGGAGTGCATTTCCGGGTGGGCGATCCTGCACCGTCGGACGGCGGTGATCGAGGACGTGTACGTCGACTCGCGGATCCCCATCGAGGCGTACCGTCCCACGTTCGTCAAGAGCCTCGCCATGATGCCGATCGGACACGAGCGACCCCTCGGTGCCATTGGCGCCTACTGGGCCCGCACGCACAAGGCGACCGAGCGGGAGCTGTTCCTGCTCGGCGTCATCGCCGATGCCGCGCAGAACGCGCTCTCCCAGGTCGAGCTGCGGCAGGAGGTGGCCCGTCTCCAGTCGCGAAGCACCCCTGGGGCCGGGAGCCGGGACGTCGCGGGGGACCCGATGCTCGCGCGCCTCCTCCCCGTCATCGCACATGATCTGAAGAATCCACTGGGCGCCATCTCGCTCGCGGCCCAGTCGCTCTCGAGGCGGGGCTCCCTCCGCGACGGCGATGTGGTGAGCGTCCGGAGGATCCTCTCCAGCGTGGAGCGTGCACGGCATCTCGTGGACGAGATCCTCGAGTACGCCCGTGTCCGTGAGCAGGGAGGGTTGCCGCTGGACATCGCGGAGACGCGGTTGGATGACGTCGCCCGGACCGTCATCGACGAGGCCCGGACCGTGTTCCCCAACCGGGACATCGAGTTCGTCGCCGAGCAGGTGTGCGGAGCGTGGGACGCCCATCGGCTGGCGGAGGTGTTCTCGAACCTCTTGGGCAACGCGCTCCAGTACGGCCATCCGGAGTCACCGGTCACGCTTCACGTCAGCGCCCACCAGGGCGAGTGCCACCTCGAGGTCCACAACACCGGTCCCGCCATTCCCCCGGACGTCCTGCCGGTCTTGTTCGAGCCCTTCCGGCGGGGCCGGAGCGATGGCCGGGGTTCGGTGGGCCTGGGTCTCTTCATCGTGAGCCAGATCGTCCAGGCGCACGGCGGGCGCATCGAGGTCCAATCGACTCCCGCGCACGGCACCACGTTCACGGTCCACCTGCCCACGCGCCAGTCCCTGCCCATCGAGCTCCACAGCGCCTGA
- a CDS encoding PIN domain-containing protein — MSRSLAPPTPAPPLSLVLDTNVVLDILVFDDPFSRPLVEALTSGRAIAWADAETLGELEYVLAYPSFALDEAARRTASERYRSLLRMAPEATGAPPPLPRCRDRADQKFLVLAARVGAHWLVSKDKRVLALAGRHDVPFDILTSRRASERLRPTER, encoded by the coding sequence ATGTCTCGCTCCCTCGCTCCTCCTACTCCGGCGCCTCCCCTGTCCCTGGTCCTCGACACCAACGTGGTCCTGGACATCCTGGTGTTCGACGACCCCTTCTCCCGACCCCTCGTGGAGGCCCTGACGTCGGGCCGGGCCATCGCGTGGGCCGATGCGGAGACCCTGGGAGAGCTGGAATATGTCCTCGCCTACCCCTCCTTCGCGCTGGACGAGGCGGCCCGGCGGACGGCCTCCGAGCGCTACCGGAGCCTCCTGCGCATGGCGCCCGAGGCCACCGGTGCGCCACCGCCCCTGCCCCGCTGCCGGGACCGGGCTGATCAGAAGTTCCTCGTCCTCGCGGCGCGCGTCGGAGCCCACTGGCTGGTGAGCAAGGACAAGCGGGTGCTCGCGCTCGCCGGACGGCATGACGTGCCGTTCGACATCCTCACCTCCCGGCGGGCCTCGGAGCGGCTGCGCCCGACCGAGCGCTGA
- a CDS encoding Carotenogenesis protein CarS produces the protein MIQDPSLILLEDVEGAPVRIGETVKIVSASSDGTLSQLFLGRTGVVVSLVFDDPAVQYPEDPLIQVRVDGVGEDLFFPEELELAPEWARRRISELRQTVRDAERRDPERVP, from the coding sequence ATGATCCAGGATCCCTCTCTCATCCTGTTGGAGGACGTGGAAGGTGCGCCCGTGCGGATCGGCGAGACGGTGAAGATCGTCAGCGCCTCGTCGGATGGCACCCTCAGCCAGTTGTTCCTCGGCCGCACCGGCGTGGTGGTGTCGCTCGTGTTCGACGACCCGGCGGTCCAGTACCCGGAGGATCCGCTCATCCAGGTCCGCGTCGACGGAGTCGGAGAGGATCTCTTCTTCCCGGAGGAGCTCGAGCTCGCGCCGGAGTGGGCGCGGCGCCGCATCTCCGAGCTTCGGCAAACGGTGCGGGACGCCGAGCGGCGCGACCCGGAGCGGGTGCCCTGA
- a CDS encoding DUF1109 domain-containing protein, which produces MESPIDLLLREEPRTGGAARERALAAARGELARNPPVRNWRTEAAWVFAASAIMTAAVAGVMLALGATSGAFLLGRAPLLALLWFTSAVCAWGSLAPRGYRLRLLGVGMALASAASLVFTRGSVHAEPTLPGWVCTASHVGVGLIPLVVAVVFLRSAAFRPLRALLAGLSVGVTGAFVGELACSQGWRHVLGYHLSAWAIVAVVTLAVSRSLLPRSFAP; this is translated from the coding sequence ATGGAATCGCCCATCGACCTGTTGCTCAGGGAGGAGCCGCGGACGGGTGGCGCCGCGCGCGAACGGGCCCTGGCCGCTGCTCGCGGGGAGCTGGCCCGCAACCCGCCGGTGCGCAACTGGCGCACGGAGGCCGCGTGGGTGTTCGCGGCCTCGGCGATCATGACGGCGGCGGTGGCCGGGGTGATGCTCGCCCTGGGCGCGACCTCCGGCGCCTTCCTGCTTGGCCGCGCGCCCCTGCTGGCGCTGCTGTGGTTCACCAGCGCGGTGTGTGCCTGGGGCTCGCTCGCGCCGCGCGGGTACCGCCTGAGGTTGCTCGGTGTGGGGATGGCTTTGGCCAGCGCCGCGTCGCTCGTCTTCACGCGGGGCTCGGTCCATGCCGAGCCCACCCTGCCGGGCTGGGTCTGCACGGCCAGTCACGTCGGCGTGGGGCTCATCCCGCTGGTGGTGGCCGTGGTCTTCCTGCGCAGCGCCGCCTTCCGCCCGTTGCGAGCCCTGCTGGCGGGCCTGTCCGTGGGGGTGACGGGGGCCTTCGTGGGAGAGCTGGCGTGCTCCCAGGGCTGGCGGCACGTCCTGGGCTACCACCTGTCGGCCTGGGCGATCGTCGCCGTCGTGACGCTCGCGGTCTCGCGGTCCCTCCTTCCCCGGTCTTTCGCACCATGA
- a CDS encoding RNA polymerase sigma factor translates to MGSQTDEELMERFRNGEHDAFEVLFARHSGRVQGFLTRMVRDGPLAEDLLQTTFLSVIRARGRFEPGTRFAPWLLTIAANAARDALRRRQHSEAFSQEPDAAPSSVAPGVGDPGMRKRIEDALQQLPPEQREAVILSKVEGWSFEEIAELRGIRVGAARVRAHRGYEKLRLLLGELGDA, encoded by the coding sequence ATGGGGAGTCAGACGGACGAAGAGCTCATGGAACGATTCCGCAACGGTGAACACGACGCGTTCGAGGTCCTCTTCGCCCGGCATTCCGGACGGGTGCAGGGCTTCCTGACGCGAATGGTGCGGGACGGGCCCCTGGCGGAGGACCTGCTGCAGACGACGTTCCTGTCGGTCATCCGCGCCAGGGGGAGGTTCGAGCCGGGCACCCGCTTCGCGCCCTGGCTGCTGACCATCGCGGCGAACGCGGCGCGCGATGCGCTGCGACGCCGCCAGCACAGCGAGGCGTTCTCCCAGGAGCCCGACGCCGCGCCCTCGTCGGTCGCGCCCGGCGTGGGAGATCCGGGAATGCGCAAGCGCATCGAGGACGCGCTGCAGCAGTTGCCTCCGGAGCAGCGCGAGGCGGTCATCCTCAGCAAGGTCGAGGGCTGGTCCTTCGAGGAGATCGCCGAGCTGCGAGGCATCCGCGTGGGCGCGGCCCGCGTGCGTGCACACCGTGGATACGAGAAGCTCCGGCTGCTGCTGGGCGAGCTGGGGGACGCCTGA
- the gcvA gene encoding transcriptional regulator GcvA, with translation MSAPLPPLNALRAFEAAARHGHMGRAARELGVTHGAVSRQVHLLEEHLGNKLFNRVGRGLELTERGRELAERATRIFADLSWAVDRVNAKPTAATLLVGVPRAFSIRWLAPRLGGFCEAHPWIDLRVDSSRDEVELGRGEADVSIRFGEGPWPGVVVDALGEERLFPVCAPSLLHGGRPLRSVTDLSRHSLLHFADTPDWASWLKAVGATGVDPARGPRFSELAAVLSAAEAGQGIAIARSTLVQRELQSGRLVRPFSGEAVDGRGYFLLTTARGNRQPKVGAFRTWLLRQFGAAR, from the coding sequence ATGTCCGCGCCCCTGCCTCCCCTCAATGCCCTGCGCGCCTTCGAGGCCGCCGCGCGCCACGGCCACATGGGACGTGCCGCGCGCGAGCTGGGCGTCACCCACGGCGCGGTGAGCCGGCAGGTGCACCTCCTGGAGGAGCACCTGGGCAACAAGCTGTTCAACCGCGTCGGGCGGGGCCTGGAGCTCACCGAGCGGGGCCGCGAGCTGGCCGAGCGCGCCACGCGCATCTTCGCGGACCTCTCCTGGGCGGTGGACCGCGTCAACGCGAAGCCCACGGCGGCCACCCTGCTGGTGGGCGTGCCTCGCGCCTTCTCCATCCGGTGGCTGGCGCCGCGGCTCGGCGGCTTCTGCGAGGCCCACCCGTGGATCGATCTCCGGGTGGACAGCTCACGTGACGAGGTGGAGCTCGGCCGGGGCGAGGCGGACGTGAGCATCCGTTTCGGCGAGGGCCCCTGGCCGGGCGTGGTGGTGGACGCGCTGGGCGAGGAGCGGCTGTTCCCCGTGTGTGCCCCCTCGCTGCTGCACGGGGGCCGCCCGCTGCGCAGCGTGACGGACCTGTCGAGGCACTCCCTGCTGCACTTCGCCGACACGCCCGACTGGGCGAGCTGGCTGAAGGCCGTGGGCGCCACCGGCGTGGACCCGGCGCGAGGCCCCCGCTTCAGCGAGCTGGCGGCGGTGCTCTCCGCGGCCGAGGCGGGGCAGGGGATCGCCATCGCGCGCAGCACCCTCGTGCAGCGCGAGCTCCAGAGTGGACGGCTGGTGCGGCCCTTCTCGGGTGAGGCCGTGGATGGCCGGGGCTACTTCCTGCTCACCACGGCGCGGGGCAACCGGCAACCCAAGGTGGGCGCCTTCCGGACGTGGCTGCTGCGGCAGTTCGGCGCGGCGCGGTAG
- a CDS encoding MFS transporter: protein MAATMRVALPRDLWREQAWRRWVLAAFFARLPGTMMTFALLLAGREATGSFTFGAWMASACSVGAALAAPWRGRMLDREPLLVGLRRGLHWQALLAVGLGVAALLHAPAPVLLAASLLLGVMPSGVQGGVRALLASVAPASRLEAAFALDAVLVEVQWVLGPLLVGVATASGAPLLALGMMGASALVASALSLGLPERAPEPAPVAVREGTGVWRAPGALAVFGMVAVLGVSWGALEAGIPPRLEEMGAGAALWGMLAALLSAASAAGGLGYTLLPGAKGREEGTWRAKLLLGAWGLLLLPLGWMASVHGLAVWLVAAGLFLAPVTGTLTFLLQRALPPGRRAEGFSFYSACWSLGIAGGSALAGVLLDVGGARPVLATAALLPLGAVLLVAGVVLSRFRPVTRE from the coding sequence ATGGCGGCGACGATGCGAGTGGCCCTGCCCCGAGACCTGTGGCGGGAGCAGGCCTGGCGGCGCTGGGTGCTGGCGGCGTTCTTCGCGCGACTGCCCGGGACGATGATGACGTTCGCGCTGTTGCTGGCGGGCCGCGAGGCCACCGGCTCCTTCACCTTCGGCGCGTGGATGGCGAGCGCCTGCTCCGTGGGAGCGGCCCTCGCGGCGCCGTGGCGAGGGCGGATGCTGGATCGCGAGCCGCTGCTCGTGGGCCTGCGGCGAGGGCTGCACTGGCAGGCGCTGCTCGCGGTGGGGCTCGGGGTGGCGGCCCTGCTGCACGCACCGGCGCCGGTGCTGCTGGCCGCGTCCCTGCTGCTGGGCGTGATGCCCTCCGGGGTGCAGGGAGGAGTGCGCGCCCTGCTGGCCTCGGTGGCTCCGGCCTCGCGGCTGGAGGCGGCCTTCGCGCTGGACGCGGTGCTCGTGGAGGTGCAGTGGGTGCTGGGGCCGTTGCTGGTGGGAGTGGCGACGGCCAGCGGCGCGCCCCTGCTCGCGCTGGGGATGATGGGGGCGAGCGCGCTCGTCGCGAGCGCACTGAGCCTGGGCCTGCCCGAGCGTGCGCCGGAACCCGCTCCGGTGGCGGTGCGCGAGGGAACGGGGGTGTGGCGCGCGCCCGGTGCGCTGGCGGTGTTCGGCATGGTGGCGGTGCTGGGCGTGAGCTGGGGCGCGCTGGAGGCGGGAATTCCTCCCCGGCTCGAGGAGATGGGAGCGGGCGCCGCGCTGTGGGGCATGCTGGCCGCGCTCCTGTCCGCCGCCAGCGCCGCGGGAGGACTCGGCTACACCCTGCTCCCCGGCGCGAAGGGACGCGAGGAGGGCACATGGCGCGCGAAGCTGCTGCTGGGAGCGTGGGGCCTGCTGCTGCTGCCGCTCGGGTGGATGGCCTCGGTGCACGGGCTGGCCGTGTGGCTCGTCGCGGCGGGCCTGTTCCTCGCGCCGGTGACGGGGACGTTGACCTTCCTCCTCCAGCGGGCGCTCCCGCCCGGGCGACGGGCCGAGGGCTTCTCCTTCTATAGCGCGTGCTGGTCGCTCGGCATCGCCGGGGGCAGCGCGCTGGCGGGAGTGCTGCTCGACGTCGGGGGCGCGCGCCCGGTGCTGGCCACGGCGGCCCTGCTCCCGCTCGGGGCCGTGCTCCTCGTGGCGGGCGTCGTCCTGAGCCGTTTCCGTCCCGTGACACGCGAATAG
- a CDS encoding alpha/beta fold hydrolase — METLRKEETRKQARARRHELKGRTLRANGLKFSAMEMGEGPEVVFCLHGFPDHVRSFREQMPALAEAGYRVIVPTLRGYEPSAQPRDGDYHLVRLAEDLLGWMDDLGVRKAHLVGHDWGAVIGYIATAMTPERFHSFSALAVAQVKNALAMFVRRPEQLRNSWYSFFFQLRGVSDVAVKWNDFELIEKLWRDWSPGWKWPEEEMAALKKTFRQPGVLQAALGYYRAIYALWSPTNWRTHKLMQSTVRVPTLALTGAKDGCMDTRLFDDMRKEDFPAGLRIERLQDAGHFLHQEKPAEINRLLVEWLGQH; from the coding sequence ATGGAAACGCTTCGCAAGGAAGAGACGCGGAAGCAAGCACGCGCGCGGCGCCACGAGCTGAAGGGACGGACCCTTCGCGCCAACGGGTTGAAGTTCTCCGCCATGGAGATGGGAGAGGGGCCGGAGGTCGTCTTCTGCCTCCACGGCTTCCCCGACCATGTGCGCTCCTTCCGTGAGCAGATGCCGGCGCTGGCCGAGGCTGGTTACCGGGTCATCGTCCCCACGCTCCGAGGCTACGAGCCCTCGGCGCAGCCGCGAGATGGCGACTACCACCTCGTGCGCCTGGCGGAGGATCTGCTGGGGTGGATGGACGACCTGGGCGTGCGCAAGGCGCACCTGGTCGGGCACGACTGGGGAGCGGTGATCGGCTACATCGCCACGGCGATGACGCCGGAGCGCTTCCACTCGTTCTCCGCGCTGGCGGTGGCGCAGGTGAAGAACGCGCTCGCGATGTTCGTGCGCAGGCCCGAGCAGCTGCGCAACTCCTGGTACTCGTTCTTCTTCCAGCTGCGAGGCGTGTCGGACGTGGCGGTGAAGTGGAACGACTTCGAGCTCATCGAGAAGCTCTGGCGCGACTGGTCCCCGGGCTGGAAGTGGCCCGAGGAGGAGATGGCGGCGCTCAAGAAGACCTTCCGGCAGCCGGGCGTCCTCCAGGCGGCGCTCGGTTACTACCGCGCCATCTACGCGCTGTGGTCGCCCACCAACTGGCGGACGCACAAGCTGATGCAGTCCACCGTGCGGGTGCCCACGCTCGCGCTCACCGGAGCGAAGGACGGCTGCATGGACACGCGCCTGTTCGACGACATGCGGAAGGAGGACTTCCCGGCGGGCCTGCGCATCGAGCGCCTCCAGGACGCGGGGCACTTCCTGCACCAGGAGAAGCCGGCCGAGATCAACCGGCTCCTGGTGGAGTGGCTCGGTCAGCATTGA